The Mercurialis annua linkage group LG2, ddMerAnnu1.2, whole genome shotgun sequence genome contains a region encoding:
- the LOC126667800 gene encoding MDIS1-interacting receptor like kinase 2-like gives MAALQKPLFIIISILVLYLHLVSLTATKIEVAEADALLRWKSTLDNPSQSVLSSWNSTNSCDSWFGLHCNAAGSVTNISLRDTGLKGTLQSFSFSSFPNLFRFNISNNSFYGKLPEAIGNLTKLNVLDISVNEISGPIPDEIGMLRSLMYVDLSNTFLNGSIPATIGNLTQLPILYIHLCLISGSIPEEIGLMKSATEIDLSTNSLTGSIPTSIGNLTNLSVLHLNQNQLSGSIPQEIGKLSTLTDIAFSYNNLTGPLPSSLGNLTNLTALYLSNNSFTGSIQVIGKLTKLTNLFLEFNEFSGPLPLEMNNFTSLQVLVINANRFTGPLPEDICISGSLIALGVNDNNFTGPIPRSLRKCSTLTRARLEGNQLSGNISKSFGVNSGLRYLDLSGNRLYGELSWKWKNFGNLSTLILSDNNISGKIPAGIGNANQLQSLHLSSNLLTGEIPKEFGKLKLLELSLDDNKLSGSIPDEIGMLSEVTILNLAGNNLSGEIPEKLGDCTKLLYLNLSKNRFSESIPFEIGNINSLESLDLSYNLLSEKIPQQLGNLQILETLNLSHNSLSGSIPGSFDSLTSLTAVDISYNELEGPIPHTRAFQEAPFESLQNNSNLCGNNKNLKPCVSYNH, from the coding sequence ATGGCAGCACTGCAGAAACCCCTCTTCATAATCATTTCCATTCTCGTGCTCTATTTACATCTCGTTAGCCTTACCGCCACTAAAATTGAAGTTGCAGAAGCTGATGCTCTTCTCCGATGGAAATCAACTCTTGATAATCCAAGTCAATCCGTCTTATCTTCTTGGAATTCAACCAATTCCTGCGATTCTTGGTTCGGTCTGCATTGCAATGCGGCCGGAAGTGTGACCAATATCAGCCTGAGAGATACTGGTTTAAAAGGTACTCTTCAGAGTTTCAGCTTCTCATCTTTTCCTAATCTCTTCAGGTTTAATATTAGTAATAACTCATTTTATGGAAAACTTCCTGAAGCAATAGGGAATTTAACCAAGCTTAATGTTCTTGATATCTCTGTTAATGAAATCTCTGGTCCAATTCCTGATGAAATTGGAATGCTTAGATCTTTGATGTACGTTGACTTATCCAATACATTTCTTAACGGTTCAATCCCAGCTACTATTGGAAATCTGACACAATTGCCAATTTTGTACATTCATTTGTGTCTGATTTCTGGTTCAATACCtgaagaaattggactaatgaAATCTGCCACTGAAATTGATTTGTCAACAAATTCTCTCACTGGTTCTATCCCAACTTCTATAGGAAACTTGACAAATCTGTCTGTTCTTCATCTGAATCAGAATCAACTCTCAGGTTCAATTCCTCAGGAAATTGGAAAATTGTCAACTCTTACTGACATTGCTTTTTCATACAATAATCTCACTGGTCCACTCCCATCTTCTTTAGgaaatttaactaatttaactgCTCTTTATCTTAGTAATAACTCGTTTACCGGTTCGATTCAAGTAATCGGAAAGCTGACAAAGCTAACCAATCTGTTTCTTGAATTCAATGAATTTTCTGGACCTTTGCCTTTAGAGATGAATAATTTTACCTCTTTGCAAGTTCTTGTAATAAATGCAAATAGATTTACTGGACCTTTACCAGAAGACATATGCATCAGTGGAAGCCTGATTGCTTTGGGTGTTAACGATAATAATTTTACCGGTCCCATTCCGAGAAGCCTGAGAAAATGTAGCACCTTGACGCGAGCTCGACTCGAGGGAAATCAACTGTCAGGTAATATATCTAAAAGTTTTGGGGTAAATTCGGGATTGAGGTATTTGGATTTGAGTGGTAATAGATTATATGGTGAGCTTTCATGGAAATGGAAAAATTTCGGAAACTTATCGACTCTGATACTCTCTGATAATAACATTTCTGGCAAAATTCCGGCTGGAATTGGAAATGCAAATCAGTTGCAGTCACTTCATCTTTCGTCCAATCTGCTTACGGGGGAGATTCCTAAGGAGTTTGGGAAATTGAAATTGTTGGAGCTTTCTCTTGATGATAACAAGCTTTCCGGTAGCATTCCTGACGAAATTGGAATGTTATCTGAAGTCACGATTCTAAACTTGGCAGGAAATAATCTGAGTGGAGAAATTCCTGAAAAACTTGGGGATTGCACGAAACTATTGTATTTGAATCTAAGCAAGAATCGGTTTTCAGAGAGTATTCCTTTCGAGATTGGGAACATAAATTCTCTTGAAAGTCTTGATCTCAGTTACAATTTGTTATCAGAAAAGATTCCACAACAGCTCGGAAACTTGCAGATATTGGAGACATTGAACCTCTCACATAATTCTCTGTCGGGTTCCATTCCAGGAAGTTTTGATTCTTTAACAAGCTTGACGGCGGTGGATATATCCTACAATGAGTTAGAAGGTCCAATTCCGCATACTAGAGCTTTCCAAGAAGCTCCATTTGAGTCACTTCAAAATAACAGTAACCTGTGCGGCAATAACAAAAATCTGAAGCCTTGTGTCTCCTACAATCACTAA